From Rutidosis leptorrhynchoides isolate AG116_Rl617_1_P2 chromosome 3, CSIRO_AGI_Rlap_v1, whole genome shotgun sequence, a single genomic window includes:
- the LOC139898968 gene encoding small ribosomal subunit protein uS8, which produces MVRVSVLNDALKSMYNAEKRGKRQVMIRPSSKVIIKFLMVMQKHGYIGEFEYVDDHRSGKIVVELNGRLNKCGVISPRFDVGVKEIEPWTARLLPSRQFGYIVLTTSAGIMDHEEARRKNVGGKVLGFFY; this is translated from the exons ATGGTGAGGGTTAGCGTTTTGAATGATGCTCTTAAGAGCATGTACAATGCCGAAAAGAGGGGAAAGAGACAGGTCATGATTAGGCCTTCTTCAAAAGTGATCATTAAGTTTCTTATGGTTATGCAAAAGCATG GTTATATTGGTGAATTTGAGTATGTTGATGATCATAGGTCTGGAAAGATTGTTGTTGAACTTAATGGACGTTTGAACAAATGTGGCGTCATTAGTCCTCGTTTTGATGTCGGTGTTAAGGAAATCGAGCCTTGGACTGCTAGGCTTCTTCCTTCAAGACAG TTTGGGTACATTGTCTTGACTACATCGGCTGGAATTATGGATCACGAGGAAGCTAGGCGCAAGAATGTCGGGGGTAAAGTGCTTGGTTTCTTTTACTGA